The following coding sequences lie in one Leucobacter allii genomic window:
- the ruvX gene encoding Holliday junction resolvase RuvX, with translation MRTGVRLGIDVGKARIGIARSDPHGMLATPVETVTRDAAGTSDLARIVAIAQELDACEAVVGLPLNLRGAATPSTDDASGFAERLAARLAPLGIAVRLVDERLSTVSAQGQLRQAGKKTKQSRAIIDQAAAVVILQHALDIERASGAAPGRAAEPEPQSGRADTETDVVQGEDTQ, from the coding sequence GTGCGCACCGGAGTACGGCTCGGCATCGACGTCGGCAAGGCGCGGATCGGCATCGCGCGGAGCGACCCCCACGGCATGCTCGCGACGCCCGTGGAGACGGTGACGCGCGACGCGGCCGGCACGAGCGACCTCGCGCGGATCGTCGCGATCGCGCAGGAGCTCGACGCCTGCGAGGCGGTGGTCGGCCTGCCGCTCAACCTGCGCGGCGCCGCCACGCCGTCCACCGACGACGCCAGCGGATTCGCCGAGCGCCTCGCGGCCCGGCTCGCCCCCCTCGGCATCGCGGTGCGGCTCGTCGACGAGCGGCTCTCGACCGTGTCGGCGCAGGGGCAGCTCAGGCAGGCCGGGAAGAAGACGAAGCAGAGCCGGGCGATCATCGACCAGGCGGCCGCCGTGGTGATCCTGCAGCACGCGCTCGACATCGAGCGCGCGAGCGGCGCCGCGCCCGGCCGCGCCGCGGAGCCGGAGCCGCAGTCCGGGCGCGCAGACACGGAGACCGACGTCGTCCAGGGGGAGGACACGCAATGA
- the rpsD gene encoding 30S ribosomal protein S4, whose amino-acid sequence MSTTSRTRSQTRLSRSLGIALTPKAARYLEKRPYGPGQHGRTKRKSDSDYAVRLREKQRLRAQYGIREKQLTIAFKEARRQDGLTGENLVELLEMRLDALVLRAGFARTTAQARQLVVHRHILVDGKIVDRPSFRVKPGQLIHVKERSEGLEPFQVAAAGGHADVLANVPGYLEVELDKLQARLVRRPKRAEVPVTCEVQLVVEYYSGR is encoded by the coding sequence GTGTCGACTACGTCGCGTACCCGTTCCCAGACCCGCCTCTCCCGTTCGCTCGGGATCGCGCTGACCCCGAAGGCCGCGCGCTACCTCGAGAAGCGCCCCTACGGCCCCGGCCAGCACGGTCGCACCAAGCGCAAGAGCGATAGCGACTACGCCGTCCGCCTGCGCGAGAAGCAGCGGCTCCGGGCCCAGTACGGCATCCGCGAGAAGCAGCTCACCATCGCGTTCAAGGAAGCCCGTCGTCAGGACGGCCTGACCGGTGAGAACCTCGTCGAGCTGCTCGAGATGCGCCTGGACGCGCTCGTGCTGCGCGCCGGCTTCGCCCGCACCACGGCGCAGGCCCGCCAGCTCGTCGTGCACCGCCACATCCTCGTCGACGGCAAGATCGTCGATCGCCCCTCCTTCCGCGTGAAGCCGGGTCAGCTCATCCACGTCAAGGAGCGCTCGGAGGGCCTCGAGCCGTTCCAGGTCGCCGCGGCCGGCGGGCACGCCGACGTCCTGGCGAACGTTCCCGGTTACCTCGAGGTCGAGCTCGACAAGCTGCAGGCGCGCCTCGTGCGCCGCCCGAAGCGCGCCGAGGTCCCCGTGACCTGCGAAGTGCAGCTCGTCGTCGAGTACTACTCGGGTCGCTGA
- the alaS gene encoding alanine--tRNA ligase, with product MQTAEIHRRWLDFFEKRGHTVVPSASLVSDDPSLMFTVAGMVPFVPYLSGLVPAPYPRATSVQKCIRTNDIEEVGRTPRHGTFFQMCGNFSFGDYFKEDAIRFAWELLTTSEADGGLGFDPADLWVTVYEEDEEAIALWKQHSTLPDERIQRLGKDTNYWSTGQPGPAGPCSEIFYDLGPEYGVDGGPATDDDRYVEIWNLVFMQYQVADVRSKTEFTILGELPNKNIDTGMGLERVAFIKQGVQNMYEIDQVRPVLDRAAELSGKRYGADHTDDVRLRVIADHVRSGLMLIADGVTPSNEGRGYILRRLLRRVILSMRLLGVEGASFAELFPVSRDAMRDAYPAVAEGFDFISRVAYAEEKTFLRTLASGIQILDTAVERARDGAAAVPGDTAFLLHDTHGFPIELTLEIAEEAGVGVDEGVFSALMQEQRDRAKADAKAKKGQRADLSVYKELRGLGETRFTGYDELSHESRVLGIVVDGAPVAEAGEGQIAELVLAETSLWAESGGQDADQGVILGDGFEAEVLDVQKPVPGLIVHTVRVTVGRVGIDARAETRVDADYRRGAAQAHSGTHIVHAALREVLGAGAHQAGSYNKAGYLRLDFTHTDALSAATKSEIEEISNLAIRADHEVVTREMPLDEAKSLGAMALFGEKYGDRVRVVDIGGPWSRELCAGTHVSSSAEVGMISLISESSVGSTNRRVESLVGMEAFRNFAAERAIVQQLTSGLKVPRAELVTRVQDLGAQLKAAEKKVAALEAEKLGQRVPELLAGAETLGGSRVVLGSLGRVGSADDIRGLALQLRDRLGSEPGVVVLAGAVPAGEGTEKPVVIAATTARARETGVKAGDLAKLGARVLGGGGGGKPDLAQGGGADVAKIDEALAEIRRDLAG from the coding sequence ATGCAGACCGCCGAAATCCACCGACGCTGGCTCGACTTCTTCGAGAAGCGCGGGCACACCGTCGTCCCCTCGGCCTCGCTCGTGAGCGACGACCCGAGCCTCATGTTCACCGTCGCGGGCATGGTGCCGTTCGTCCCCTACCTCTCCGGTCTCGTGCCCGCGCCGTACCCGCGCGCGACGAGCGTGCAGAAGTGCATCCGCACCAATGACATCGAGGAGGTCGGCCGCACGCCTCGGCACGGCACCTTCTTCCAGATGTGCGGCAACTTCTCCTTCGGCGACTACTTCAAAGAGGATGCAATCCGCTTCGCCTGGGAGCTCCTCACGACGAGCGAGGCCGACGGGGGTCTCGGGTTCGATCCCGCCGACCTCTGGGTCACCGTCTACGAAGAGGACGAGGAGGCGATCGCGCTCTGGAAGCAGCACTCGACGCTGCCCGACGAGCGGATCCAGCGGCTCGGCAAGGACACGAACTACTGGTCGACCGGCCAGCCGGGCCCGGCGGGCCCCTGCTCGGAGATCTTCTACGATCTCGGGCCCGAGTACGGGGTCGACGGCGGCCCCGCGACCGATGACGACCGCTACGTCGAGATCTGGAATCTCGTCTTCATGCAGTACCAGGTCGCGGATGTCCGCTCGAAGACCGAGTTCACGATCCTCGGCGAACTGCCGAACAAGAACATCGACACGGGCATGGGGCTCGAGCGCGTCGCCTTCATCAAGCAGGGCGTGCAGAACATGTACGAGATCGATCAGGTGCGCCCCGTGCTCGACCGGGCGGCGGAGCTCTCGGGCAAGCGCTACGGCGCGGATCACACCGACGACGTGCGGCTGCGCGTCATCGCGGACCACGTCCGGTCGGGCCTCATGCTCATCGCGGACGGCGTCACGCCGTCCAACGAGGGCCGCGGCTACATCCTCCGCCGGCTGCTGCGCCGCGTGATCCTGTCGATGCGCCTGCTCGGCGTCGAAGGGGCGAGCTTCGCCGAGCTCTTCCCCGTCTCGCGCGACGCGATGCGCGACGCATACCCGGCCGTCGCCGAGGGCTTCGACTTCATCTCCCGGGTCGCGTACGCCGAGGAGAAGACGTTCCTGCGCACGCTCGCCTCGGGGATCCAGATCCTCGACACGGCCGTCGAACGGGCGCGCGACGGCGCCGCTGCGGTGCCGGGCGACACGGCCTTCCTGCTCCACGACACCCACGGCTTCCCGATCGAGCTCACGCTCGAGATCGCCGAGGAGGCCGGTGTCGGGGTCGACGAAGGCGTGTTCTCCGCGCTCATGCAGGAGCAGCGGGATCGGGCGAAGGCCGACGCGAAGGCCAAGAAGGGCCAGCGCGCCGACCTCTCCGTCTACAAGGAGCTGCGCGGCCTCGGCGAGACCCGCTTCACCGGCTACGACGAGCTCAGCCACGAGAGCCGCGTGCTCGGGATCGTGGTCGACGGCGCCCCCGTCGCGGAGGCCGGAGAGGGGCAGATCGCCGAGCTCGTGCTCGCGGAGACGAGCCTCTGGGCGGAGTCGGGCGGCCAGGACGCGGATCAGGGCGTCATTCTGGGCGACGGCTTCGAGGCCGAGGTGCTCGACGTGCAGAAGCCCGTTCCGGGGCTCATCGTGCACACCGTCCGGGTGACCGTGGGCCGGGTCGGCATCGATGCCCGGGCGGAGACCCGGGTCGACGCCGACTACCGCCGGGGCGCGGCCCAGGCCCACTCGGGCACGCACATCGTCCATGCCGCTCTTCGCGAGGTGCTCGGCGCGGGCGCCCACCAGGCCGGGTCCTACAACAAGGCCGGCTACCTCCGTCTCGACTTCACGCACACCGACGCGCTCTCGGCCGCGACGAAGAGCGAGATCGAGGAGATCTCGAACCTCGCCATCCGCGCCGACCACGAGGTCGTCACCCGCGAGATGCCGCTCGACGAGGCGAAGTCCCTCGGCGCGATGGCGCTGTTCGGTGAGAAGTACGGCGATCGCGTGCGCGTGGTCGACATCGGCGGCCCCTGGTCGCGGGAGCTGTGCGCCGGCACCCATGTGTCGAGCTCGGCCGAGGTCGGCATGATCAGCCTCATCTCGGAGAGCTCCGTCGGATCGACCAACCGGCGCGTCGAGTCTCTCGTCGGCATGGAGGCGTTCCGCAACTTCGCCGCCGAGCGCGCCATCGTGCAGCAGCTCACGAGCGGGCTGAAGGTGCCGCGCGCCGAGCTCGTGACGCGCGTGCAGGATCTCGGGGCTCAGCTCAAGGCCGCGGAGAAGAAGGTCGCGGCGCTGGAGGCCGAGAAGCTCGGGCAGCGCGTGCCCGAGCTCCTCGCCGGTGCGGAGACGCTCGGCGGCTCCCGCGTGGTCCTCGGATCGCTCGGACGGGTCGGCTCCGCCGACGACATCCGCGGCCTCGCCCTCCAGCTGCGGGATCGGCTCGGCTCCGAGCCAGGCGTCGTCGTGCTCGCCGGTGCCGTGCCCGCGGGCGAGGGGACCGAGAAGCCCGTCGTGATCGCGGCGACGACCGCCCGGGCGCGCGAGACCGGCGTCAAGGCGGGCGATCTCGCGAAGCTCGGCGCCCGCGTGCTCGGCGGCGGGGGCGGCGGGAAGCCGGATCTCGCCCAGGGCGGCGGCGCGGACGTCGCGAAGATCGACGAGGCGCTCGCCGAGATCCGCAGGGACCTGGCGGGGTAG
- a CDS encoding RelA/SpoT family protein, translated as MASQEVSQGGTTALRRLVPRIFSRGSAPGAVDQLIRTVRANYPRADLSVIERAYAVAERAHRGQKRRSGEPYITHPIAVAQILADLGVAPVAIAAALLHDTVEDTDYELSQLTADFGDEIAMLVDGVTKLDKVKYGDSAQAETVRKMVVAMSKDIRVLVIKLADRLHNARTWGFVPGDSAKRKAQETLEIYAPLAHRLGIQSIKSELEDLSFAVLKPKLYAEIQNLVSQRNPQRDELVAGVIGSIESDLRDARIRGEVTGRPKELYSIYQKMIVRGRDFDDIYDLVGIRVLVSSIRDCYAVLGAVHARWTPIPGRFKDYIATPKFNLYQSLHTTVIGPDGRAVEIQIRTVEMHQRAEYGVAAHWKYKQRQQGGQSPSSNDMAWLAHISDWQAETEDPGEFLDALRYEIGAKEVYVFTPKGRVIGLPAGGTTVDFAYAVHTEVGHRTMGARVNGRLVPLETALSNGDVVEVFTSKDPNAGPNQSWLNFVKSKRAQNKIRQWFTKERREEAAETGKVEITKALRKQGLPLHQVMNSATLQQVALQLRYLDVTALYAAVGEGHVSAQSVIEKVTALLADEVASTEPALATLPIIEQPRAGKQADASGVVVTGASDVLAKLAKCCTPVPGDEILGFVTKGQGVSVHRTDCHNFQHLREQQDRVVEVEWAPTAKSVFLVQIQVEALDRSGLLSDVTRSLSDHHVNILSASVNTSSSRLAISKFVFEMANATHLDHVLNAVRRIDGVYDVYRITN; from the coding sequence GTGGCGTCGCAGGAGGTTTCGCAGGGCGGCACGACGGCGCTGCGCCGCCTGGTACCGCGGATCTTCTCGCGCGGCAGCGCCCCCGGAGCCGTCGATCAACTGATCCGCACGGTGCGCGCGAACTATCCGCGCGCAGACCTGTCGGTCATCGAGCGGGCCTACGCGGTGGCCGAGCGGGCGCATCGCGGGCAGAAGCGTCGCAGCGGCGAGCCCTACATCACCCACCCCATCGCCGTCGCGCAGATTCTCGCCGATCTGGGGGTCGCCCCGGTGGCCATCGCCGCGGCGCTGCTGCATGACACGGTGGAGGACACGGACTACGAGCTCTCCCAGCTGACCGCCGACTTCGGCGACGAGATCGCGATGCTCGTCGACGGCGTCACGAAGCTCGACAAGGTGAAGTACGGCGACTCCGCCCAGGCCGAGACGGTGCGCAAGATGGTCGTCGCGATGTCCAAGGACATCCGAGTGCTCGTCATCAAGCTCGCGGACCGGCTGCACAACGCGCGCACCTGGGGTTTCGTCCCCGGGGACTCCGCGAAGCGCAAGGCGCAGGAGACGCTCGAGATCTACGCTCCGCTCGCGCACCGGCTGGGCATCCAGTCCATCAAGTCGGAGCTCGAGGATCTCTCCTTCGCGGTCCTGAAGCCGAAGCTCTACGCCGAGATCCAGAACCTCGTCTCCCAGCGCAATCCGCAGCGCGACGAGCTCGTCGCCGGCGTCATCGGTTCGATCGAGTCGGATCTGCGCGATGCGCGCATCCGCGGCGAGGTGACCGGGCGGCCCAAGGAGCTCTACTCGATCTACCAGAAGATGATCGTCCGGGGCCGCGACTTCGACGACATCTACGATCTCGTCGGCATCCGCGTCCTCGTGAGCTCGATCCGGGACTGCTACGCCGTGCTCGGCGCCGTCCACGCCAGGTGGACCCCGATCCCCGGGCGATTCAAGGACTACATCGCGACGCCGAAGTTCAATCTGTACCAGTCCCTGCACACCACGGTCATCGGCCCCGACGGGCGGGCCGTGGAGATCCAGATCCGCACGGTCGAGATGCATCAGCGCGCCGAGTACGGCGTCGCGGCCCACTGGAAGTACAAGCAGCGCCAGCAGGGCGGGCAGTCCCCGTCCTCGAACGACATGGCGTGGCTCGCGCACATCTCCGACTGGCAGGCCGAGACGGAGGATCCCGGGGAGTTCCTCGACGCGCTCCGCTACGAGATCGGCGCGAAGGAGGTCTACGTCTTCACCCCGAAGGGCCGCGTCATCGGTCTCCCGGCCGGCGGCACCACGGTCGACTTCGCCTACGCCGTGCACACGGAGGTCGGGCACCGCACGATGGGTGCCCGGGTGAACGGGCGCCTCGTCCCGCTCGAGACCGCGCTGAGCAACGGCGACGTCGTCGAGGTCTTCACCTCGAAGGATCCGAACGCCGGCCCGAACCAGTCGTGGCTGAACTTCGTCAAGAGCAAGCGCGCGCAGAACAAGATCCGCCAGTGGTTCACGAAGGAGCGCCGCGAGGAGGCCGCGGAGACGGGCAAGGTCGAGATCACGAAGGCGCTGCGCAAGCAGGGTCTGCCGCTGCACCAGGTGATGAACTCGGCGACGCTGCAGCAGGTCGCGCTCCAGCTGCGCTACCTCGACGTCACGGCGCTCTACGCGGCGGTCGGCGAAGGGCACGTCTCCGCGCAGTCCGTCATCGAGAAGGTCACGGCGCTGCTCGCCGACGAGGTCGCCTCGACGGAGCCGGCGCTCGCCACGCTGCCGATCATCGAGCAGCCGCGCGCGGGCAAGCAGGCCGATGCCAGCGGCGTCGTCGTGACGGGCGCCTCGGACGTCCTCGCGAAGCTCGCCAAGTGCTGCACGCCGGTGCCGGGCGACGAGATCCTCGGCTTCGTGACGAAGGGCCAGGGCGTCTCGGTGCACCGCACCGACTGCCACAACTTCCAGCACCTGCGCGAGCAGCAGGATCGCGTCGTCGAGGTGGAGTGGGCGCCTACGGCGAAGAGCGTCTTCCTCGTGCAGATCCAGGTGGAGGCGCTCGATCGCTCGGGGCTGCTCTCCGACGTGACGCGCTCGCTCTCCGACCATCACGTCAACATCCTCTCGGCCTCCGTGAACACCTCCAGCTCGCGTCTGGCCATCAGCAAGTTCGTGTTCGAGATGGCCAATGCGACGCATCTCGACCACGTGCTCAACGCCGTGCGCCGCATCGACGGCGTCTACGACGTCTACCGCATCACGAACTGA
- the secF gene encoding protein translocase subunit SecF, with translation MARSFAEFGNALYTGEKSIDFIGKRRTWYLISIVLIIVSIAGPLLRGGFTFGIEFTGGSQFQVHLSEGQDRDPAVAERAVLEVLPASAPRVTQLGQSDIRVQTEALSDAENREVTAALAAQYELDESEVTYSYIGPAWGQDVTRQAVIALIVFILFAALVMAIYFRTWKMSLAAIIALLHDLVITAGVYGISGFEITPAAMIGFLTILGYSLYDTVVVFDKIRENTAPGELNDRRTFAESVNLGVNQTLVRSINTSVVALLPVGSILFIGAFILGAGTLRDISLALFIGILVGAYSTIFIAAPTYAHLREGEAAITKRDAKVRRLREQRETGGAGAESEEASTVAE, from the coding sequence ATGGCTCGCTCATTCGCCGAGTTCGGCAACGCGCTCTACACCGGTGAGAAGTCGATCGACTTCATCGGCAAGCGCAGGACCTGGTACCTCATCTCGATCGTGCTCATCATCGTGTCGATCGCCGGTCCGCTGCTGCGCGGCGGATTCACCTTCGGCATCGAGTTCACGGGCGGCAGCCAGTTCCAGGTGCACCTGAGCGAGGGGCAGGATCGCGATCCCGCGGTCGCCGAGCGCGCCGTGCTCGAAGTGCTCCCCGCGAGCGCGCCCCGCGTGACGCAGCTCGGGCAGTCCGACATCCGCGTGCAGACGGAGGCCCTCAGCGACGCCGAGAACCGCGAGGTCACCGCCGCTCTCGCTGCCCAGTACGAGCTCGACGAGAGCGAGGTGACGTACTCCTACATCGGACCGGCGTGGGGGCAGGACGTCACGCGTCAGGCGGTGATCGCGCTCATCGTCTTCATCCTGTTCGCAGCCCTCGTCATGGCGATCTACTTCCGCACCTGGAAGATGTCGCTCGCGGCGATCATCGCGCTGCTGCACGACCTCGTCATCACGGCGGGCGTCTACGGCATCTCCGGGTTCGAGATCACCCCGGCCGCCATGATCGGCTTCCTGACGATCCTCGGCTATTCCCTCTACGACACGGTCGTGGTGTTCGACAAGATCCGCGAGAACACCGCGCCGGGCGAGCTCAACGACCGTCGCACCTTCGCCGAATCGGTGAACCTCGGCGTCAACCAGACGCTCGTGCGATCGATCAACACCTCGGTCGTGGCGCTGCTTCCCGTCGGGTCGATCCTCTTCATCGGCGCGTTCATCCTCGGCGCCGGCACGCTCCGGGACATCTCGCTCGCGCTCTTCATCGGCATCCTCGTCGGTGCGTACTCCACGATCTTCATCGCGGCGCCCACGTACGCGCATCTGCGCGAGGGGGAGGCCGCCATCACGAAGCGCGATGCGAAGGTGCGGCGCCTGCGGGAGCAGCGCGAGACGGGCGGCGCGGGGGCCGAGTCGGAGGAGGCCAGCACCGTCGCGGAATAG
- a CDS encoding DUF349 domain-containing protein, translated as MSEASNETPWGRVDEDRTVYVREDAGERVVGSFPDGTPEEALAYFTRKFADLEGQVTLLEARVARGTADASAADTVAKLREQLVEPAAVGDIAALRGRVEKLGEKTAALGEKQQAERDAARKAALEQRETIVVEAERLAAQPEASIRWKDTSQAFEQLFSDWQTSQRSGPQVPKSQADALWKRFRAARQSFDSARRSHFAQMDANNKEVKHRKERIIASAEALAPQGIDGIPAYRALLDEWKAAGRASRKLDDQLWARFKAAGDVLYEAKAAEAAQTNEEYAANLTAKQALLDEAEPILQEREHAAARKRLTAIQLQWDEIGRVPREALREVEARLRRIEDHVKQLEDEHWRKTNPETKARSEGLRGQLEASIAELTAELEAARAAGDASAAAEAEEKLAAQQSWLAAIGD; from the coding sequence GTGAGCGAAGCGAGCAACGAAACGCCCTGGGGACGAGTCGACGAGGACCGCACCGTCTACGTCCGCGAGGACGCCGGCGAACGGGTCGTCGGTTCCTTCCCCGACGGCACCCCCGAGGAGGCACTCGCCTACTTCACCCGCAAGTTCGCCGATCTGGAGGGGCAGGTCACGCTGCTCGAGGCGCGGGTCGCGCGCGGCACCGCGGATGCCTCGGCCGCAGACACCGTCGCCAAGCTGCGCGAGCAGCTCGTGGAACCGGCCGCCGTCGGCGACATCGCCGCGCTGCGGGGACGCGTGGAGAAGCTCGGCGAGAAGACCGCGGCGCTCGGTGAGAAGCAGCAGGCGGAGCGGGACGCGGCGCGCAAGGCGGCGCTCGAGCAGCGCGAGACCATCGTCGTGGAGGCCGAGCGCCTCGCCGCCCAGCCGGAGGCCTCGATCCGCTGGAAGGACACGAGCCAGGCGTTCGAGCAGCTCTTCTCCGACTGGCAGACGTCTCAGCGCTCGGGCCCGCAGGTGCCGAAGTCGCAGGCCGACGCGCTCTGGAAGCGCTTCCGGGCCGCGCGCCAGTCCTTCGACTCGGCGCGGCGCAGCCACTTCGCGCAGATGGATGCGAACAACAAGGAGGTCAAGCACCGCAAGGAGCGCATCATCGCCTCCGCCGAGGCGCTGGCCCCCCAGGGCATCGACGGCATTCCCGCGTACCGCGCGCTGCTCGACGAGTGGAAGGCCGCCGGCAGGGCGAGCCGCAAGCTCGACGACCAGCTGTGGGCGCGATTCAAGGCCGCGGGCGACGTGCTCTACGAGGCGAAGGCCGCGGAGGCCGCCCAGACGAACGAGGAGTACGCGGCGAACCTCACGGCGAAGCAGGCGCTGCTCGACGAGGCCGAACCGATCCTGCAGGAGCGGGAGCACGCGGCGGCGCGCAAGCGCCTCACGGCGATCCAGCTGCAGTGGGACGAGATCGGCCGCGTGCCCCGCGAGGCGCTGCGCGAGGTCGAGGCGCGACTGCGCCGCATCGAGGATCACGTCAAGCAGCTCGAGGACGAGCACTGGCGCAAGACCAACCCGGAGACCAAGGCGCGCAGCGAAGGGCTGCGCGGACAGCTCGAGGCGTCCATCGCCGAGCTCACCGCGGAGCTCGAGGCCGCGCGCGCCGCGGGCGACGCCTCGGCGGCCGCCGAAGCGGAGGAGAAGCTCGCCGCGCAGCAGTCCTGGCTCGCCGCGATCGGCGACTGA
- a CDS encoding replication-associated recombination protein A: MELGSARKPTAPLAVRMRPQSLDEVVGQQHLLRPGSPLRTLAADTEGGGGAVSVILWGPPGTGKTTLAQAIAHSSGRRFVELSAITAGIKDVRTVMERALDDRDLYGIATVLFLDEIHRFTKAQQDALLPGVENGWVTLVAATTENPSFSVISPLLSRSLLLTLEPLQDADLRTLLERAAVDPRGLGGEVDVDAEAFEALVQLASGDARRALTALEAAAASARALGGASVAPDGGEDAAPVARADGTGGAPDDARAEATQTEITQAEATQAEAGASDAEAEAPTPGTDAGNDPEEDGARETRTAAPGRPRVTAEIVAASVDRALLRYDRNGDQHYDVVSAFIKSMRGSDPDAAVHYLARMIEAGEDPRFIARRLMVHAAEDVGLADPQALPIAVAAAEATQLIGLPEARIPLAEATIYIATAPKSNAVISAIDAAIADVKAGRFGVVPLHLRDAHYPGAKRMGHGKGYRYPHSDPRGVSPQQYLPDELRDRVYYAPTAHGNEREVGERLEKIRRITRGE; the protein is encoded by the coding sequence ATGGAACTCGGATCGGCTCGGAAGCCGACTGCCCCGCTCGCCGTGCGCATGCGTCCGCAGTCGCTCGACGAGGTCGTCGGGCAGCAGCATCTGCTCCGCCCGGGCTCGCCCCTGCGCACCCTCGCCGCGGACACGGAGGGCGGAGGCGGAGCCGTCTCGGTGATCCTGTGGGGGCCTCCCGGCACGGGCAAGACGACGCTCGCGCAGGCGATCGCGCACTCGAGCGGCCGCCGCTTCGTCGAGCTCTCGGCGATCACCGCCGGTATCAAGGACGTGCGGACCGTGATGGAGCGCGCCCTCGACGACCGCGACCTCTACGGCATCGCGACGGTGCTCTTCCTCGACGAGATCCACCGATTCACCAAGGCGCAGCAGGACGCCCTGCTCCCCGGAGTGGAGAACGGCTGGGTGACGCTCGTCGCGGCGACGACGGAGAACCCGTCGTTCTCGGTGATCAGCCCGCTGCTCTCCCGATCGCTGCTGCTCACGCTCGAGCCGTTGCAGGACGCGGATCTGCGCACGCTCCTCGAGCGGGCCGCCGTCGACCCGCGCGGACTCGGCGGCGAGGTCGACGTCGACGCCGAAGCGTTCGAGGCGCTCGTGCAGCTCGCCTCGGGAGACGCCCGGCGCGCCCTCACGGCGCTCGAGGCCGCGGCGGCCTCGGCGCGCGCGCTCGGCGGCGCATCGGTCGCCCCGGACGGCGGGGAGGACGCGGCACCGGTCGCACGCGCCGACGGGACGGGCGGCGCGCCCGACGACGCCCGGGCCGAGGCGACGCAGACCGAGATAACGCAGGCCGAGGCGACGCAGGCCGAGGCCGGTGCCTCGGACGCGGAGGCCGAGGCGCCGACGCCCGGGACCGACGCCGGGAACGATCCCGAGGAAGACGGCGCTCGGGAGACGCGTACCGCGGCGCCGGGCCGGCCGCGCGTCACCGCCGAGATCGTCGCGGCATCGGTGGACCGCGCCCTGCTGCGCTACGACCGCAACGGCGACCAGCACTACGACGTCGTGAGCGCGTTCATCAAATCGATGCGGGGTTCCGACCCCGACGCGGCCGTGCACTACCTCGCCCGGATGATCGAGGCGGGGGAGGACCCGCGCTTCATCGCGAGACGGCTCATGGTCCACGCGGCGGAGGACGTCGGCCTGGCCGATCCGCAGGCCCTCCCGATCGCGGTCGCCGCCGCGGAGGCGACGCAGCTCATCGGCCTTCCCGAGGCGCGGATCCCGCTCGCCGAGGCGACCATCTACATCGCGACCGCACCGAAGTCGAACGCCGTCATCTCCGCCATCGACGCGGCCATCGCGGATGTGAAGGCGGGACGGTTCGGCGTCGTGCCGCTGCACCTGCGCGACGCCCACTATCCCGGCGCGAAGCGGATGGGGCACGGCAAGGGATACCGCTACCCGCACAGCGACCCGCGCGGGGTATCGCCCCAGCAGTATCTGCCGGACGAACTGCGCGACCGCGTCTACTACGCACCCACGGCGCACGGCAACGAGCGCGAGGTCGGCGAGCGGCTCGAGAAGATCCGGCGGATCACCCGGGGCGAGTGA